A window of Streptomyces gilvosporeus contains these coding sequences:
- a CDS encoding TetR family transcriptional regulator — MTTESKPARPELPASPPLTERQEARRRRILHTSAKLASRGGFDAVQMREVAELSGVALGTLYRYFPSKVHLLVATMQDQLQHLHETLRKRPPSEEDPGARVAQTLMRAFRALQREPHLADAMVRALTFADRSVSPEVDTVSRLTTAIILDAMGLDGPPTPEQLSAVRVIEHTWHSALITWLSGRASIAQVKIDIETVCRLIAVTSRSR; from the coding sequence ATGACTACGGAATCCAAGCCGGCCAGGCCGGAGCTTCCCGCGAGTCCTCCCCTGACCGAACGTCAGGAGGCCCGGCGCCGCCGCATTCTGCACACCAGCGCCAAGCTGGCGTCCCGTGGCGGATTCGACGCCGTACAGATGCGGGAGGTCGCCGAGCTCTCCGGCGTCGCACTCGGCACCCTCTACCGCTATTTCCCCTCAAAGGTGCATCTGCTGGTCGCCACCATGCAGGACCAGCTACAGCACCTGCACGAAACCCTGCGCAAACGCCCGCCGTCGGAGGAGGACCCGGGCGCCCGCGTCGCCCAGACCCTGATGCGGGCCTTCCGCGCCCTCCAGCGCGAACCGCATCTCGCGGACGCGATGGTGCGCGCCCTGACCTTCGCGGACCGCTCCGTCAGCCCCGAGGTGGACACCGTCTCCCGGCTGACCACCGCGATCATCCTGGACGCCATGGGCCTGGACGGCCCGCCCACCCCCGAACAGCTCTCCGCGGTCCGGGTCATCGAGCACACCTGGCACTCGGCCCTGATCACCTGGCTGTCGGGCCGCGCCTCCATCGCCCAGGTCAAAATCGACATCGAAACGGTCTGCCGCCTGATCGCGGTGACGTCCCGTTCGCGTTAA
- a CDS encoding ferredoxin, with product MGERWRVEVDRSVCIGSGMCAATAPGGTPPATAGGASTGSKTGGGFRLDAARQSHPVAPETDADENVLAAAEGCPVEAITITVAGTGERVFPPEE from the coding sequence ATGGGGGAGCGCTGGCGGGTGGAGGTGGACCGGAGCGTGTGCATCGGATCCGGGATGTGCGCCGCCACGGCACCCGGGGGTACTCCCCCAGCTACCGCTGGGGGTGCCTCCACCGGGTCGAAGACCGGGGGAGGCTTCCGGCTGGACGCGGCGCGGCAGTCGCACCCGGTGGCCCCGGAGACGGACGCCGACGAGAACGTACTGGCGGCGGCCGAGGGGTGCCCCGTCGAGGCGATCACGATCACGGTGGCGGGGACGGGGGAGAGGGTGTTCCCGCCGGAGGAGTGA
- a CDS encoding aldehyde dehydrogenase, whose amino-acid sequence MSDDLVEHGKLYIGGELVDPAGRDTIEVVSPHTERVIGRVPHASRADVDRAVAAARTSFDSGIWAQAPLADRIAVVTRIKDAVAVRSEEIARVISAENGTPFTSGVMVQSLAAMMAWDAALTVARDFAFEERRDGALGPILVRREPVGVVAAVVPWNVPQFTAAAKLAPALLAGCSAVLKVSPETPLDAYLLAEIATEAGLPEGVLSILPADREVSEYLVGHPGVDKVSFTGSVAAGKRVMEVASRNLSRVTLELGGKSAAVILPDADLDAAVAGIVPFAWMINGQACVAQTRILAPRSHYDEIAERFTAAASALKVGDPLDPATEVGPLVARRQQQRSLDYIALGQQEGAKVLTGGGRPKDRDTGWYVEPTLFGEVANSMRIAREEIFGPVICLLPYDDEAEAVRIADDSDYGLSGSVWTADVEHGIDLARRVRTGTYSVNTFSIDMLGPFGGYKNSGIGREFGPEGFGEYLEHKMIHLPAGA is encoded by the coding sequence ATGAGCGACGACCTCGTCGAGCACGGAAAGCTCTACATAGGCGGTGAGCTGGTCGATCCGGCCGGCCGCGACACGATCGAGGTCGTCTCGCCGCACACCGAACGGGTCATCGGCCGCGTCCCGCACGCCTCGCGGGCCGATGTCGACCGGGCGGTGGCCGCGGCCCGTACGTCCTTCGACTCCGGCATCTGGGCGCAGGCGCCGCTGGCGGACCGGATCGCGGTGGTGACCCGTATCAAGGACGCCGTCGCGGTACGCAGCGAGGAGATCGCCAGGGTCATCAGCGCGGAGAACGGGACCCCGTTCACCTCCGGCGTCATGGTGCAGTCGCTGGCCGCGATGATGGCGTGGGACGCCGCGCTGACCGTGGCCCGGGACTTCGCCTTCGAGGAGCGCAGGGACGGGGCGCTGGGACCGATCCTGGTGCGGCGCGAGCCGGTCGGGGTGGTCGCGGCCGTGGTGCCGTGGAACGTCCCGCAGTTCACCGCCGCCGCCAAGCTGGCCCCGGCGCTGCTGGCGGGCTGTTCGGCGGTGCTGAAGGTGTCGCCGGAGACCCCGCTCGACGCGTACCTCCTGGCGGAGATCGCGACCGAGGCCGGGCTGCCGGAGGGGGTCCTGTCGATCCTGCCGGCGGACCGCGAGGTGAGCGAGTACCTGGTGGGGCACCCGGGCGTCGACAAGGTGTCGTTCACCGGCTCGGTGGCGGCGGGCAAGCGGGTCATGGAGGTCGCCTCCCGCAACCTCAGCCGGGTCACCCTCGAACTCGGCGGCAAGTCCGCGGCGGTCATCCTGCCGGACGCGGATCTGGACGCGGCGGTGGCCGGTATCGTCCCGTTCGCCTGGATGATCAACGGGCAGGCGTGCGTGGCCCAGACGCGGATCCTCGCGCCGCGCAGCCACTACGACGAGATCGCCGAGCGGTTCACCGCCGCGGCGTCCGCCCTCAAGGTCGGCGACCCGCTGGATCCGGCCACCGAAGTGGGCCCCCTGGTCGCCCGCCGCCAGCAGCAGCGGTCGCTCGACTACATCGCGCTCGGCCAGCAGGAGGGCGCCAAGGTCCTGACCGGCGGCGGCCGCCCCAAGGACCGGGACACCGGCTGGTACGTCGAGCCGACCCTCTTCGGCGAGGTCGCCAACTCCATGCGGATCGCCCGCGAGGAGATCTTCGGCCCGGTCATCTGCCTGCTGCCGTACGACGACGAGGCGGAGGCGGTGCGCATCGCCGACGACTCCGACTACGGCCTGTCGGGCTCGGTGTGGACGGCCGACGTCGAGCACGGCATCGACCTCGCGCGGCGGGTGCGCACCGGCACGTACTCCGTGAACACCTTCAGCATCGACATGCTCGGCCCGTTCGGCGGCTACAAGAACTCCGGGATCGGGCGGGAGTTCGGGCCCGAGGGCTTCGGCGAGTATCTGGAGCACAAGATGATCCATCTGCCGGCGGGTGCGTGA
- a CDS encoding MBL fold metallo-hydrolase — MTVQVTDHRGGVWSIAVPIPDNPLGHTLVHLLETDRGPVLIDTGWDDPTAWDTLVAGVTACGFALADLHGVLLTHHHPDHHGLSGKVREATGSWLAMHAADTAVVRRTRQAAPGQWLEYLLAKLTAAGAPQEHLAPLLEARAAGRGRRAPGRRAALPDRDIAPGELLDLPGRRVRAIWTPGHTPGHVCLHLEEDHPAAGSAGRGGGFGRLFSGDHLLPGITPHIGLYEDPEDDGGPPCSNGVESLGDATDPLGDYLDSLERIGRLAPAEVLPAHQHAFSDAPGRVRELIAHHEERLSGLRALLREPLTAWQLAESMEWNRPWAQIPYASRTIAVSEAEAHVRRLVKLGRAEPVAGSDPTRYVAV, encoded by the coding sequence ATGACGGTGCAGGTGACCGACCACCGCGGCGGGGTGTGGAGCATCGCCGTCCCCATCCCGGACAACCCGCTCGGGCACACCCTCGTCCACCTCCTGGAGACCGACCGCGGCCCGGTGCTCATCGATACCGGCTGGGACGATCCGACCGCCTGGGACACCCTCGTCGCGGGGGTCACGGCCTGCGGGTTCGCCCTCGCCGACCTGCACGGCGTCCTGCTCACCCATCACCACCCGGACCACCACGGGCTGTCCGGCAAGGTGCGGGAGGCCACCGGCTCCTGGCTCGCGATGCACGCCGCCGATACGGCCGTGGTCCGGCGCACCCGGCAGGCCGCACCGGGGCAGTGGCTGGAGTATCTGCTCGCCAAGCTGACGGCGGCGGGTGCGCCGCAGGAGCATCTGGCGCCGCTGCTGGAGGCGCGGGCGGCCGGGCGCGGGCGCCGGGCGCCGGGCCGGCGGGCGGCGCTGCCGGACCGTGACATCGCACCCGGGGAGCTGCTCGATCTGCCGGGGCGGCGGGTGCGCGCCATCTGGACGCCGGGGCATACGCCGGGGCATGTGTGCCTGCATCTGGAGGAGGACCATCCGGCGGCCGGATCCGCGGGCCGGGGCGGCGGGTTCGGGCGGCTCTTCTCCGGTGATCATCTGCTGCCCGGGATCACCCCGCACATCGGGCTGTACGAGGATCCGGAGGATGATGGGGGTCCCCCCTGCTCGAACGGAGTTGAGAGCTTGGGGGATGCCACCGATCCGCTGGGGGACTATCTCGACTCCCTGGAGCGGATCGGGCGGCTCGCGCCGGCCGAGGTGCTGCCCGCGCATCAGCATGCGTTCAGCGATGCGCCGGGACGCGTCCGCGAGCTCATCGCCCACCATGAAGAGCGGCTGTCCGGCTTGCGCGCACTGCTCCGCGAACCGCTGACCGCCTGGCAGCTCGCCGAGTCCATGGAGTGGAACCGCCCCTGGGCACAGATCCCCTACGCCTCCCGGACCATCGCCGTCTCGGAGGCCGAGGCGCATGTCCGTCGCCTGGTGAAACTGGGGCGGGCCGAGCCGGTGGCGGGGTCGGACCCGACGCGGTACGTGGCGGTCTGA
- a CDS encoding prenyltransferase/squalene oxidase repeat-containing protein — protein MATMAPKAPLLAVLARRAAPALATAALLGAAAPAAYADSAAPSASPKLPDGLYGTKDPQYDGVWRQSLALLAQHTVGVRPAASGVTWLAGQQCADGAFTAFRADPHKGCDAKTMRDTNQTGAAVQALAALGGHDAAVKKAVGWLKSVQNKDGGWSAMPGSPSDANSTSVVIGALAAAGKKPASVTKGGHSPYDALLAFQLGCDAKEDERGAFAFQPKDGKLAANADATAAAALGALGEGFVVAPAGKDVDEPVKAPSCKAGASGGTHDPRQAALGADAYLVAQLDANGQHLPSAMPGAAQQPDVGNTVDAVVALAAGSHGAAAQRPLKWLEKHSADWARQSGPAAYAQLVLAAHATGADPRAFGGHDLVAALNATGPKPAGSAAPSAAPEKDAQDNDNGGIPWWVIGVGLAFGAGIGFLISGRKKKNEL, from the coding sequence ATGGCCACCATGGCTCCCAAGGCGCCCCTGCTCGCCGTCCTGGCACGCCGCGCCGCCCCGGCGCTGGCCACCGCCGCCCTGCTGGGTGCGGCCGCCCCCGCCGCGTACGCCGACTCCGCGGCCCCGTCCGCGTCGCCGAAGCTGCCGGACGGGCTGTACGGGACCAAGGACCCCCAGTACGACGGTGTCTGGCGGCAGTCGCTGGCCCTGCTGGCGCAGCACACGGTGGGCGTGCGGCCCGCCGCGTCCGGGGTGACGTGGCTGGCCGGGCAGCAGTGCGCCGACGGTGCGTTCACCGCCTTCCGCGCCGATCCGCACAAGGGCTGCGACGCCAAGACGATGCGGGACACCAACCAGACGGGCGCCGCGGTGCAGGCGCTGGCCGCGCTCGGCGGGCACGACGCGGCCGTGAAGAAGGCCGTCGGCTGGCTGAAGTCCGTACAGAACAAGGACGGCGGGTGGAGCGCGATGCCCGGCTCGCCCAGCGACGCCAACTCCACCTCGGTGGTCATCGGGGCGCTGGCCGCGGCCGGGAAGAAGCCCGCGTCCGTCACCAAGGGCGGTCACAGCCCGTACGACGCGCTGCTCGCCTTCCAGCTGGGCTGCGACGCCAAGGAGGACGAGCGCGGGGCGTTCGCCTTCCAGCCCAAGGACGGCAAGCTCGCCGCGAACGCCGACGCCACCGCGGCGGCCGCGCTGGGCGCCCTGGGCGAGGGCTTTGTCGTGGCGCCCGCGGGCAAGGACGTCGACGAGCCGGTCAAGGCGCCGAGCTGCAAGGCCGGCGCCTCGGGCGGGACGCACGATCCGCGGCAGGCGGCGCTGGGCGCGGACGCCTACCTCGTCGCACAGCTCGACGCGAACGGGCAACATCTGCCGTCCGCGATGCCGGGCGCGGCGCAGCAGCCCGATGTGGGCAACACGGTCGATGCGGTGGTCGCCCTGGCGGCCGGTTCGCACGGCGCCGCCGCGCAGCGGCCGCTGAAGTGGCTGGAGAAGCATTCCGCGGACTGGGCCCGGCAGAGCGGCCCGGCCGCGTACGCCCAGTTGGTGCTGGCCGCGCACGCCACCGGCGCCGATCCGCGCGCGTTCGGCGGCCACGATCTGGTGGCCGCGCTGAACGCCACCGGGCCGAAGCCGGCCGGCAGCGCGGCGCCGTCGGCCGCCCCGGAGAAGGACGCGCAGGACAACGACAACGGCGGGATCCCCTGGTGGGTCATCGGGGTGGGGCTGGCCTTCGGCGCCGGGATCGGGTTCCTGATCAGCGGGCGCAAGAAGAAGAACGAGCTGTGA
- a CDS encoding SCO2322 family protein, protein MKPAVIPAAGRQGGAPRRRRAAGVLLLAGAALGLAAAPAQAQEYRYWSFWDGKGGSWAYASEGPATVRPADGSVQGFRFTVSADSAAAGKPRAAADFEALCHDTPARHGSKRIGVVIDFGTAADAPGGERPPAARGECARVPEDASAGEALAAVVRPLRYDPNALLCAIGGYPKSGCAEQVSGSGGAKKPSAAASSKAADGDGGPSAGLLGGLAAVVVLGAAAVWQARRRRG, encoded by the coding sequence GTGAAGCCGGCCGTCATACCGGCCGCGGGACGGCAGGGCGGCGCCCCGCGGCGCCGCAGGGCGGCCGGGGTGCTGCTGCTGGCGGGCGCGGCCTTGGGGCTGGCCGCCGCGCCCGCGCAGGCGCAGGAGTACCGCTACTGGTCGTTCTGGGACGGCAAGGGCGGCTCCTGGGCGTACGCCTCCGAGGGCCCGGCCACGGTGCGCCCGGCCGACGGCAGCGTCCAGGGCTTCCGCTTCACCGTCAGCGCCGACTCGGCGGCGGCCGGAAAACCGCGTGCCGCCGCCGACTTCGAGGCGCTGTGCCATGACACGCCCGCCCGGCACGGCAGCAAACGGATCGGTGTCGTCATCGACTTCGGCACCGCGGCGGACGCGCCCGGCGGCGAGCGGCCGCCCGCGGCCCGCGGGGAGTGTGCCCGGGTGCCCGAGGACGCGTCGGCGGGCGAGGCGCTGGCCGCGGTCGTCCGGCCGCTGCGCTATGACCCCAATGCGCTGCTGTGTGCCATCGGCGGGTACCCGAAGTCCGGGTGTGCGGAGCAGGTGAGCGGATCGGGTGGCGCGAAAAAGCCCTCCGCGGCGGCGTCGTCGAAGGCGGCGGACGGGGACGGCGGGCCCTCCGCCGGGCTGCTCGGCGGCCTCGCGGCCGTGGTCGTCCTGGGCGCTGCCGCGGTGTGGCAGGCACGCCGCCGGCGCGGATGA
- a CDS encoding energy-coupling factor transporter transmembrane component T: MSAPRATRGTALHAGAWWLWALGLATAASRTTNPLLLGLLIGVAGYVVAARRSDAPWARSYGAFVRLGLIVVAIRLVFACVLGSPIPGTHTLLTLPEVPLPDWAKGVRIGGRVTAEGMVFALYDGLKLATLLICVGAANALANPSRLLKSLPGALYEAGVAVVVAMTFAPNLVADVQRLRAARRLRGRPDRGFRALLQVGLPVLEGALERSVALAAAMDARGYGRTAQVPPAVRRLTSVLTLGGLLGVCAGTYGLLSDTGAGYGLWVLLAGLAAALGGLWLGGRRCVRTRYRPERWGPRACLVAGSGIAVAALMIGANAYAPDALHPPAFPLTAPVLPIWPALSLLAGLLPVFIAPAPPAPERAPRGHGAGAPRSTAPLTKEPSQ, encoded by the coding sequence ATGAGCGCCCCACGGGCGACCCGCGGCACCGCGCTGCACGCCGGTGCGTGGTGGCTGTGGGCGCTGGGTCTGGCGACCGCGGCCTCGCGTACCACCAATCCGCTGCTGCTCGGGTTGCTGATCGGGGTGGCCGGATATGTCGTGGCGGCCCGCCGCAGCGATGCGCCCTGGGCCCGTTCGTACGGGGCGTTCGTCCGGCTCGGCCTGATCGTCGTCGCGATCCGGCTGGTCTTCGCCTGCGTCCTGGGCTCCCCGATTCCCGGGACGCACACCCTGCTCACGCTGCCCGAAGTGCCGCTTCCCGACTGGGCGAAGGGGGTGCGGATCGGCGGCCGGGTCACCGCGGAGGGCATGGTCTTCGCCCTCTACGACGGGCTGAAACTGGCCACGCTGCTGATCTGTGTGGGCGCCGCCAATGCGCTCGCCAATCCGTCCCGGCTGCTGAAGTCCCTGCCCGGTGCGCTGTACGAGGCGGGGGTGGCGGTCGTCGTCGCGATGACCTTCGCGCCGAATCTGGTGGCCGATGTGCAGCGGCTGCGGGCGGCTCGGCGGCTGCGCGGGCGGCCCGACCGGGGCTTCCGGGCACTGCTTCAGGTGGGACTGCCGGTGCTGGAGGGGGCGTTGGAGCGGTCGGTCGCGCTGGCCGCCGCGATGGATGCCCGGGGTTACGGCCGCACCGCCCAGGTCCCGCCCGCCGTACGGCGCCTGACCTCCGTCCTCACCCTCGGCGGGCTGCTCGGGGTGTGTGCGGGGACGTACGGTCTGCTGTCCGATACGGGCGCGGGCTACGGGCTGTGGGTGCTGCTCGCCGGGCTGGCGGCGGCGCTCGGCGGGCTGTGGCTCGGCGGCCGCCGCTGCGTACGCACCCGCTACCGGCCCGAACGCTGGGGCCCGCGCGCCTGTCTGGTCGCCGGGTCGGGTATCGCCGTGGCCGCCTTGATGATCGGGGCGAACGCCTACGCGCCCGACGCCCTCCATCCCCCCGCCTTCCCGCTCACCGCCCCCGTCCTCCCCATCTGGCCGGCCCTCTCCCTCCTGGCCGGTCTGCTGCCGGTGTTCATCGCTCCGGCGCCGCCCGCACCCGAACGCGCGCCCCGCGGGCACGGGGCCGGGGCGCCGCGGTCCACCGCCCCGCTCACGAAGGAGCCCAGCCAGTGA
- a CDS encoding ABC transporter ATP-binding protein, with the protein MIRFEQVSVTYGDAAAPAVQGIDLTVPEGELCLLVGPSGVGKSTVLQAVSGLVPHFTGGTLRGRVTVDGRDTRTHPPRELADVVGTVGQDPLSHFVTDTVEDELAYGMESLGLAPDVMRRRVEETLDLLGLADLRERPLATLSGGQMQRVAIGSVLTTHPKVLVLDEPTSALDPAAAEEVLAVLQRLVHDLGTTVLLAEHRLERVVQYADQVILLPAPGAAPLMGDPADIMAVSPVHPPVVALGRLAGWSPLPLSVRDARRRAGALRERLAGAAAEAHGGAGTTAEAVAAAAPAVVSGLGVRRGRVAALRRVDLTVAPGETLALMGRNGAGKSTLLTTLAGMHEPTSGTVRVGGRTPHRTKPRTLLRHVGLVPQEPRDLLYADTVAAECAAADQDADAPAGTCRALVSRLLPDVADGTHPRDLSEGQRLALALAVVLTARPPLLLLDEPTRGLDYAAKARLVEVLRALAAEGHALVLATHDVELAAELADRVVILAEGEVVADGPTGEVVLSSPSFAPQVSKVLAPLPWLTVPQVARALEATP; encoded by the coding sequence GTGATCCGGTTCGAGCAGGTCTCGGTCACCTACGGGGACGCCGCCGCGCCCGCCGTCCAGGGCATCGACCTGACCGTTCCCGAGGGCGAACTGTGCCTGCTGGTCGGCCCCTCCGGCGTCGGCAAGTCCACCGTGCTCCAGGCCGTGAGCGGGCTCGTCCCGCATTTCACCGGCGGCACCCTGCGCGGCCGGGTCACCGTCGACGGCCGGGACACCCGCACCCATCCGCCGCGCGAACTGGCCGATGTGGTCGGCACGGTGGGCCAGGACCCGCTGTCCCACTTCGTCACCGACACCGTCGAGGACGAGCTGGCCTACGGGATGGAGTCGCTCGGCCTGGCCCCGGACGTGATGCGCCGCCGCGTCGAGGAGACCCTGGATCTGCTGGGGCTGGCCGACCTGCGCGAGCGGCCCCTCGCCACGCTCTCCGGCGGCCAGATGCAGCGGGTGGCGATCGGCTCGGTGCTCACCACGCACCCCAAGGTGCTGGTCCTGGACGAGCCGACGTCGGCCCTCGATCCGGCCGCGGCCGAGGAGGTCCTCGCCGTGCTCCAGCGGCTGGTCCATGACCTCGGGACGACCGTTCTGCTGGCCGAACACCGCCTGGAACGCGTCGTCCAGTACGCGGACCAGGTCATCCTGCTCCCCGCCCCCGGCGCGGCCCCCCTGATGGGCGACCCCGCCGACATCATGGCCGTCTCCCCCGTCCACCCACCGGTCGTGGCCCTGGGCCGCCTCGCCGGCTGGTCCCCCCTTCCGCTGTCCGTACGCGACGCCCGCCGCAGGGCGGGGGCTCTGCGGGAGCGGCTGGCGGGGGCGGCGGCCGAGGCGCACGGCGGGGCGGGGACGACAGCCGAGGCGGTCGCCGCGGCCGCCCCCGCGGTGGTGTCCGGGCTCGGCGTCCGGCGCGGCCGGGTGGCGGCGCTGCGCCGGGTGGATCTCACCGTGGCACCGGGCGAGACGCTCGCCCTGATGGGCCGTAACGGTGCGGGCAAGTCCACCCTGCTCACCACCCTCGCCGGGATGCACGAGCCGACGTCCGGCACGGTCCGCGTCGGCGGCCGCACCCCGCACCGCACCAAGCCGCGCACCCTTCTGCGGCACGTCGGTCTCGTCCCCCAGGAGCCGCGCGACCTCCTCTACGCCGATACCGTCGCCGCCGAATGCGCCGCCGCCGACCAGGACGCGGACGCCCCCGCCGGCACCTGCCGCGCTCTGGTCAGCCGGCTGCTGCCCGATGTGGCGGACGGTACGCACCCGCGCGATCTGTCCGAGGGCCAGCGCCTCGCCCTGGCCCTGGCCGTCGTCCTCACCGCCCGACCCCCGCTGCTGCTTCTCGACGAGCCGACCCGCGGCCTGGACTACGCCGCGAAGGCCCGTCTGGTGGAGGTGCTGCGCGCGCTGGCCGCCGAGGGGCATGCCCTCGTCCTGGCCACCCATGACGTGGAGCTGGCCGCCGAACTCGCCGACCGCGTCGTCATCCTGGCCGAGGGCGAAGTCGTCGCGGACGGTCCCACCGGTGAGGTCGTGCTCTCCTCCCCGTCCTTCGCGCCGCAGGTCTCCAAGGTGCTCGCGCCGCTCCCCTGGCTGACCGTTCCGCAGGTCGCCCGGGCTCTGGAGGCCACGCCATGA
- a CDS encoding ECF transporter S component: protein MTRAVRLGPRSLAALVLVSALGVMAFGWPLLAGSASGLAHSQDAPWLFAALLPMLLAVVVATIADAGLDAKAIAMLGVLAAAGAAMRPLGAGTAGIEPMFFLMVLSGRVLGPGFGFVLGSVAMFASALLTGGVGPWMPFQMLSMGWVSMGAGLLPGPGALRGRRELALLSAYGALAAVLYGLIMNLQGWPYIAGMASGVSFVPGAPLHDNLGRFLTYCLATSLGWDLPRALVTVVLTFALGGPLLKALRRATRRAAFEAPVSFGP from the coding sequence ATGACCCGTGCGGTCCGCCTCGGCCCCCGTTCCCTCGCCGCCCTGGTCCTTGTCTCGGCCCTCGGCGTGATGGCGTTCGGCTGGCCGCTGCTCGCCGGTTCCGCCTCCGGGCTCGCCCATTCCCAGGACGCCCCGTGGCTGTTCGCCGCGCTGCTGCCGATGCTGCTGGCCGTCGTCGTGGCGACCATCGCGGACGCCGGGCTGGATGCGAAGGCCATCGCCATGCTCGGCGTCCTGGCCGCGGCCGGGGCGGCGATGCGCCCGCTGGGCGCGGGGACGGCCGGTATCGAGCCGATGTTCTTCCTGATGGTGCTGTCGGGCCGGGTGCTCGGGCCGGGTTTCGGCTTCGTCCTCGGCTCGGTGGCGATGTTCGCGTCGGCACTGCTGACGGGTGGGGTCGGCCCGTGGATGCCGTTCCAGATGCTGAGCATGGGCTGGGTGTCGATGGGCGCCGGGCTGCTGCCGGGCCCCGGCGCTCTGCGCGGCCGCCGCGAACTCGCCCTGCTGTCCGCCTACGGCGCCCTCGCCGCCGTCCTCTACGGCCTGATCATGAACCTCCAGGGCTGGCCCTATATCGCCGGGATGGCCTCGGGCGTCTCCTTCGTCCCCGGCGCCCCGCTCCACGACAACCTCGGGCGCTTCCTCACCTACTGCCTGGCCACCTCCCTCGGCTGGGACCTGCCCCGCGCCCTGGTCACCGTGGTGCTGACCTTCGCCCTCGGCGGCCCCCTCCTCAAGGCCCTGCGCCGCGCCACCCGCCGCGCCGCCTTCGAGGCCCCGGTGTCCTTCGGGCCGTGA
- a CDS encoding steroid 3-ketoacyl-CoA thiolase, with amino-acid sequence MAAEPVIVEAVRTPIGKRHGALANLHPAYLLGETYRELLARTAIQPDCVEQIVGGTVTHAGEQSMNPARNAWLTMGLPYETAATTVDCQCGSSQQANHMVANMIAAGVIDIGIGCGVEAMSRVPLGSGSKHGPGKPWPDEWNVDLPNQFEAAERIARHRGLTRENVDALGLVSQERAAAAWSEERFKRETFAVQVPTTEEEQAAGQGMWRLVDRDEGLRDTSMEALGGLKPVMPTAVHTAGNSSQISDGASAVMWASKRMARALKLRPRARIVAQALVGADPHFHLDGPVDATRAVLGKAGMSLKDIDLVEINEAFASVVLSWAQVFEQDLEKVNVNGGAIALGHPVGATGARLITTALHELERSDKEFALITMCAGGALATGTIIQRL; translated from the coding sequence ATGGCCGCGGAACCCGTCATCGTCGAAGCCGTACGCACCCCCATCGGCAAGCGCCACGGCGCGCTCGCCAACCTCCACCCCGCCTACCTCCTGGGCGAGACCTACCGCGAACTCCTCGCCCGTACGGCCATCCAGCCCGACTGCGTCGAGCAGATCGTCGGCGGCACCGTCACCCACGCCGGCGAACAGTCCATGAACCCCGCCCGCAACGCCTGGCTCACCATGGGCCTCCCCTACGAGACCGCGGCCACCACCGTGGACTGCCAGTGCGGGTCCTCCCAGCAGGCCAACCACATGGTCGCCAACATGATCGCCGCCGGTGTGATCGACATCGGCATCGGCTGCGGCGTCGAGGCGATGTCCCGGGTGCCGCTGGGCAGCGGCTCCAAGCACGGCCCCGGCAAACCCTGGCCCGACGAGTGGAACGTCGACCTGCCCAACCAGTTCGAGGCGGCCGAACGCATCGCCCGCCACCGGGGCCTGACCCGCGAGAACGTCGACGCGCTCGGCCTGGTCTCCCAGGAGCGGGCGGCCGCCGCCTGGTCGGAGGAACGCTTCAAGCGCGAGACCTTCGCCGTCCAGGTCCCCACCACCGAGGAGGAACAGGCCGCGGGCCAGGGCATGTGGCGGCTGGTCGACCGGGACGAGGGACTGCGCGACACCAGCATGGAGGCGCTCGGCGGCCTCAAACCGGTCATGCCGACCGCCGTCCACACCGCGGGCAACTCCTCGCAGATCTCCGACGGCGCGAGCGCGGTGATGTGGGCCTCCAAGCGGATGGCCCGCGCCCTCAAACTCCGGCCCCGGGCCCGTATCGTGGCCCAGGCCCTGGTGGGCGCCGATCCGCACTTCCACCTCGACGGGCCCGTCGACGCGACCCGCGCCGTCCTCGGCAAGGCCGGAATGTCGCTCAAGGACATCGACCTCGTCGAGATCAACGAAGCCTTCGCCTCCGTCGTGCTCTCCTGGGCCCAGGTCTTCGAACAGGACCTGGAGAAGGTCAATGTGAACGGCGGCGCGATCGCCCTCGGCCACCCCGTCGGCGCCACCGGCGCGCGCCTGATCACCACTGCCCTGCACGAACTGGAGCGCAGCGACAAGGAATTCGCCCTGATCACCATGTGCGCGGGCGGCGCGCTGGCGACCGGGACGATCATCCAGCGCCTGTAG